The DNA segment GGCTTCCCGGAGCTTCGTCGCGTCAGCACAGGTGTCGTGAACGTATACGGAGTCGGGGATCGGGTTCTCGACGTATTCGGGGTCGACGTTCGTTCCGAGTTCGTCGTTAAGCATTGCGACGACGGTGTTGAACGAGTAGCGGTCGCCGGTCCCGACGTTGTAGACCCCTTCGAGTTCGTGTTCGGCGGTCAGGATCGCGCCGCGAACGATATCGGAGACGTGGGTGAAATCCCGGGTCTGCGTGCCGTCGCCGTAGAGGACGGGCGAGTCGCCGTGTGCGATGTCGTCGGCGAACTGCGCGATGACGTTCGCGTACTCGCCTTTGTGCGCCTCCGCGCCGCCGTAGCCCTGATAGACCGAGAAGAACCGCAGTCCGGCCATCGTCATGTCGTAGTGGTTGGCGAAGTACTCGGCGTAGCGCTCGCGGGCGAGTTTCGACGCCTCGTAGCCCGTGTTGACCGCGACGGGCATGTCCTCGGGCGAGGGGCCGGTCCGAGTCCCGTAAATCGACGAGGTCGAGGCGTAGACGACAGTGTCACAACCGTCCTGACGGGCCTGCTCGACGGTATTGACGAACCCCTCGACGTTGACGCGGGCGCCGCGCTGGGGGTCCTCTTCGTGCATCGCATACGAGGAACGAGCGGCCAGGTGAAAGACCACGTCCACGTCCGTTGGCAGGTCCGTGCCGACGACGGTCCGTTCGTGGAACTCGACATCGTCGACGAGGTTCTCCGGCGTCCCGAGCGAGCAGTCATCAACGACGATCACGTCGTTGTCCTCGGCGAGCCGATTGGCGAGGTTCGAGCCGATGAATCCGGCACCGCCGGTCACGAGTACGCGTTTCCCGTCCATGCGCGAACCAGCACGTGCGGACGGCAAAGACGTTTCGCTGTCGGACCGGATGGAATGGTTTTCATACGCTGGACAGCCAAGGACAGGTAGACATGGTCGGCTGGCCCCACCGTCGTGACCGCGATACGGGAGACAGCGAGACGAGTCGCCCGAACGAGAGCGAGTCAGTAGGGAAGCGGGCGTCGTCGACGCGCCGGCACTACCTGCAGACGCTCGGCGCTATTACGGCGGGGGCAGGGCTAGCGGGCGAGACGACACAGCTAGCGAACGCGGAGCGTACGTCGTGGCCACAGTTCGGCTACGACACGGCGAACACGGGGCACGCGCCCGAAAACCGGGCCCCGGTCGTCAACGCGGCCAAGCAGTGGGAGGCCGCGAACGACGCAACGAGCGGGTCGGTTCCCGTCGTTGCGGACGGCCGGCTGTTCGTGACCGTCGAGGACAACGTGTACGGCTATAATCTGGAAGACGGTGTAACGGGCGGTGACTGGTCGTGGCGACTCCGGGGCGAGAACGCGGTCGGTTCGACGCCGACAGTCGTGGACGGGACGGCCTACGTCGGCCTCGACAAGGATATCCGAGCAGTGTCGATCGAGGGAAACGAGGGCTGGACGTATATCACGGAGGGGCGCATCGAGACGTCACCCGTGGTGGCCGACGGGGTCGTGTACGCCGGAAGCCGGGACGAAAACGGGCGACTCCACGCCAGGGATGCGACCGACGGATCGGAAGTCTGGACGCACCAGACCTGGTCGCCGATCCGGTCGTCGCCGGCAGTCGCGGACGGAACAGTCTACGTCGGCAACGACTACGGGAACGTATACGCGATAGACACGGCGAGCGGGGAGAGACGCTGGACGTACAGGGACATCCCCGAACCGATCAGATCGGCCGTCGTCGTCGGAGACGGACGGATATTCGTCGCGGATGGCGCCGGTGTGCTGCATGCGATTCGCGATGGATCGGCCGACTGGTCACGCGACCTCGGTGTGCCGGTTGGCGTGTCACCGGCCGTCGCGGACGGGACAGTATACGTACCCGACTCGGACGGGACGCTGTACGCGCTCGACATCGGCGACGGGAGCAACGGCTGGACGGCGAGCATCGACGGTCCCGGAACGACACCAGTCGTAGCTTCGGGGACAGTCTTCGTCGGGACGAACGGCGGGACAGTTCACGCATTCGAGACGGTGGACGGGGCCGAACGATACGCAGCGGACGCCGGATCACCGGTACTGTCAGCCCCATCGGTAGCTGATGGTTGGCTATATGTCCTGACCGAGCAGGGCATCGCTGCGTTCTCGGAGTTCGTCAGCGCAGCCTTCGAGTACGAGCCGTCGAATCCGAAAACCGGACAGACGATTACCTTCGACGCGTCGTCGTCCGGTCCGGACCAGTTGATATCGTCGTACGAGTGGTCGATCGGCGGCCAGCAGGCGACAGGCGAGACGGTCCAGGCAACGTTCGATGATATCGACAACTACACCGTGGCGTTGACCGTCACTGGCGAGAACGGACTCACCGACACGACCGAGCAACTGATACCGGTCAGCGGACAGGCGCCGACAGCAGCCATCGAGCATACACCATCCGAACCCATCCCGAACGAAACCGTCACGTTCAGCGCGGCACCGTCGACCGACCCTGACGGTGAGATCGTCTCGTACCAGTGGCTGATCGGCACGGAATCGAAGTCCGGAGAGCAGATCGAGCACACGTTCGACCGAGCGGGAGAATTCCACGTGCAACTGACGGTAGAGGACGAAACCGGGAAAACCGACACGGTCCAGCAGCGGTTCGTGGTTTCGGAGCCGACGCCGACGGAGCCAACCCCGACACCGACACCAACGGAACCGACTCCGACACCGACACCGACGGAGCCGGCTCCGACCAATGACACCGACAGCGCGACCGGGGTCAGCGAGTCAACCGAAGACGAGTGGGTCCCGATCGGGGCGGGCGCGCTGACGACGCTGACTGGTATCGCCGGCTGGCTTCACTTCGGTCGCGACGTGCCCGAGGACGTACACGGCGTCGACAGCGCAGAAAACGGTCAGCCGGTAGATGACGAGCCGCCGGCGCAACTGCCGGACGACGAGTCCGAATCGGAGAACGAGTGACACGGGGCCGCGGGCGTCACCCCGGTGCCTGTACATATCGGGTGGCGACTGCCAGCACCGGGGAGTTTAAGTCGTATTATAACGAAAAACCGGTAATGTCATCGATCGAATTGACTCCCAGCCAGCGGAACATTCTCCAGGAGCTCGTCAATCTCTACCGCGAGCGGGAGAGTGCAGTCAAGGGCGAAGATATCGCCGAGCAGGTCGACCGGAACCCGGGAACGATCCGAAACCAGATGCAGAGTCTCAAAGCCCTGCAGTTAGTCGAGGGCGTGCCGGGGCCGAAAGGCGGCTACAAGCCGACGGCAAACGCCTACGACGCGTTGCAGATACAGGAGATGGAACAGCCAGCGGAAGTACCGCTCTTTCACGACGGCGAGCGGGTCGAGTTCGCGAACGTCGAGGAGATCAACCTGACGAGTGTCCACCACCCCGAAAAATGCCGGGCGGAGATCAAACTCCAGGGCTCGATTGGCGAGTTCGACGAAGGGGATACCGTCACCGTCGGCCCGACGCCGCTGTCGAAACTACAGGTCGTCGGGACGGTCGAGGGGAAAGACGACACCGGCAACAGCCTGATTCTGACGATCGACGACATGCTCGCACCCGCTGAGGAGCCGGAACACTAGCGCTCGACGGCCGCGCCGAGCGCCTCGAGTTCGTCGAAGAAGCCGGGGAACGACACGTCGACGTGTTCGATACCTTCGACAGTCGTGGTGCCATCAGCGACGAGCCCGGCGACCGAGAGCGACATGACGATCCGGTGGTCCGCGCGCCCGTCGACGGTCGTTCCGTCGAGATCACTGTCGCTGCCGTGGATCGTGAGCGTGTCGTGTTCTTCTTCGACCGAGGCGCCCATCGCAGTGAGCGATTCGGCCATCGCGGCGACGCGGTCGGTCTCCTTGTAGCGGACGTGCTCGCAGTCGACGATCCGCGTGGTTCCGTCCGCGACAGCCCCGAGGACGGCGATCGTCGGCAGCAGGTCCGGAGTGTCCGCGACGCTGACCTCGACGCCGGTCAGATCCGATCGCGTAACGTCGATCTCGCCGGCTTCCCGATCCCAGGTGAGATCCGCGCCCATCCGCTGGAGGACATCGACGATGGCAGCGTCGCCCTGCGCGCTGGGATACGCACCCGTGACAGCCAGGCCGTCCGGCGCGGCGAGTGCGCCCATCGCCAGCAGATACGAGATCGACGAGAAGTCGCCGGGGACGGTGTACTCGCCGCCGTCGGGATCGTAGGACTGTCCGCCCGCGACGACAAACCCCTCGGTTGTCGATTCGGCGTCGATCCCGAACCCCTCCAGCACTTCGAGAGTGATGTCGACGTAGGGGGCCGATTTGAGTTCGGTTTCGAGGGCGATCTCGATGCCACCGTCGGTGATCGCGCCCGCCATCAGCAGGGCGGTGATGTACTGCGAGGAGACGTCGCCCGGGATCGAGACGCGCCCGCCATCGACGGGGCCACCGACGACCAGCGGAGCCTGGCCGTTCCCGCGAGTACTCTCGGCGCGGCCGTCGAGTTGGTCGATGGCGTCCAAGAGCGGGCCCTGCGGTCGCGAGCGAAGGGAGTCGTCACCGGTGAGAACGGTCAGTCCGTCGCCGAGGGCGGCCGTGGCCGTCACGAGGCGCATGGTCGTGCCGCTGTTGGCACAGTCGATCACGTCGTCGGGAACCTCGGGGCGGCCGTCGAATCCCGTCACGTCGAGGCGGTCGTCGTGGCGGTCGACGCGACCGCCGTAGGCCTCGACCGCGCGCATCGTCGCTTTCGTGTCGGCACTCACCAGCGGATCGCGGACGGTCGCGCCGCCGGCGTAGCCGGCTGCCAGGATCGCTCGGTGCGTGTAGCTCTTCGACGGCGGGGCCTGGACGGTCCCGCCGACCGTCGATTGGGTGATGTCTGCGTCCATATGCGACCTCTCGGCGGCCTGGGTCAAACCACTTGCTACTGGGTGTTCGACGTGTGGCAGGAACGAGTACGTCCGGGCGGCGGCCGGGAGCGGCGTTCATGGCGCTCCCCGGGACGGGCAGGCCTGCCGCTCGCAGCTCGCGAGCGGCTACAGAAAGCGCTGGCGTCTTGGCGAGCAGCCAGCGACCGCTGGCCGTCTCGATGCTGTCCTGGTGGACATGAAAAGGGCGAGCGGGCGCAGCCAGGCGCTCGCGAGGGATTTCAGGAGATGAGCAGCTCTTCGCCGCGTTCGACCTTGATGCGACACGGCGGCGTGATCTTGTTGTACGCGCGGCGGTAGGCCTCCTTGACCGCGTCGGCCTGATCGACGTCACAGTAGGCCGTAAAGAGACGCTCGCCTTTCTGGATGCGGGCGGCGGTGCCGACGATCTTCCCGAAGGCGGCGCGCATCCCGTCGGAGACACGGTCCGCGCCGGCGCCAGTGGCCTGTTTGTTCTCTCGGATGACCTGATGCGGGAACTTCCGGAGGGTCATCTTGTAGTTACCCTCACCGAGTTCCTTGATCAGGTGGCGGTTAGCCGACAGCCGAGCGGCCTCCATCGAGCCGTGACGCAACTGTACTTCCTCTTCGACGAGGAGGCTGATCTGGACGGGGTAGTCCTCGGACTCCTTGTCCTTGTTGCCCATCTGGTGCTGTGCGATCTTCGACCCGGGAATGCCAGTGATGTACTCGCGTCGGGTGTACGACGGCTTGTCGATGTTTCGATACATCGAGGCGGGTTTGTCCGACATAGGTACTCTTGAAGAATACGTGGCCCAGCGTCGGGATAAGGGCTTCGAACCCCACCGAATACTGTGTCGCCCTAGCAGGGCCAGGATGATACCGTCGGTCGGTGACATCGACGTTACTGGTCTGTTTTTCCGGGGGGAGGCCGTACGGGGAGCCATGAACATGCTCATCGACGGAGAGTGGCGAACCGACGCCTACCGAACCACGAACGAGGACGGGGAGTTCGAACGCCAGACGACCGCCTTCCGCGACTGGGTTCAGGACGAGCCGGACGCGCGGTTCCAGCCGGAAGCAGACCGGTATCACCTCTACGTCTGTCGGGCCTGTCCGTGGGCCCACCGGACGCTCGTCACGCGGAAACTGAAGGGGCTGGAAGACGTGATATCGGTCGACTACGTCGATCCCTACCGGGGTGAAGACGGCTGGCAGTTCACGCCCGAGAAGGACGGCTGCACGCCGGACACGGTCAGCGAGGCGGACTACCTGCGGGAGATCTACGTACAGGCCGATCCCGAGATGACGGGACGGGTCACCGTACCCGTGCTCTGGGACAAACAGGAGGGGACGATCGTCAACAACGAATCCGAGGAGATCATGCGGATGCTGGATACGGCGTTCGACGATGTCGCCGAGAACGACGTGGATCTCTACCCCGAGGGCTATCAAGAGGAAGTCGATCGGATCATCGACGCGATCTACGAGCCGATCAACAACGGCGTCTACCGCACCGGATTCGCCGATGCCCAGGAAGCCTACGACGAGGCCGTCGAGGAGTTGTTCGACGCGCTCGACCACTGGGATTCGGTGCTCGCCGACCAGCGGTATCTCGCCGGCGACCGCCTCACCGAGGCAGACATCGCGATGTTCACGACGCTGGTCCGGTTCGACGAAGTCTATCACACGCACTTCATGTGTAACCACACGCTCATCCGCGAGTACGATAACCTCTGGCCGTATCTTCGAGATGTCTATCAAACCGGGAATATCGCTGAGACCGTGAACATGGACCACATCAAGGAGCACTACTACACGACCCATCCCGACGTGAGTCCCAAGCGGATCGTCCCGAAGGGGCCGGATCCGGACTTCGAAGCCGACCCCGGCAGGGACGACCTCCCCGGCGAGCCGCCGGCCGACCTGCGCGCAGAGGCGACACAGTAGGCAGGCATAGTCAGCTGGGGTGGATCAGCTCAGCAGCGCGAACGCCATCAACAGGCCGAAATACAGCACGACGAGCACGCCGACGGCGGCGATCCGGTAGCGCTGGAGGGGGTCCGCTTCAGCCTCGTATGCGGACTCGAAAGCCGCCTGTTCCTCGGCGTCGATGCGGTCGGGATGATCGATCCCGCGGTGAAGCGCGAGGAGCCGTTCCTCGGGAAACGGCCGTCCACAATAGGGGCACTCGTAGACCGGTTCGCCCGGCGGTACGTCGTATGTATCGGTGATCATAGGAGCGGGGGTTCGATGGTCGGCTGGGAGACGATGAACAGGCTCGATATCGTGTACAAGATCATGACGACGGTATAGGGATACTGGCTACGGATCGCCTGTAGCCGGCCGGGAAAGC comes from the Halapricum desulfuricans genome and includes:
- a CDS encoding glutathione S-transferase family protein — its product is MNMLIDGEWRTDAYRTTNEDGEFERQTTAFRDWVQDEPDARFQPEADRYHLYVCRACPWAHRTLVTRKLKGLEDVISVDYVDPYRGEDGWQFTPEKDGCTPDTVSEADYLREIYVQADPEMTGRVTVPVLWDKQEGTIVNNESEEIMRMLDTAFDDVAENDVDLYPEGYQEEVDRIIDAIYEPINNGVYRTGFADAQEAYDEAVEELFDALDHWDSVLADQRYLAGDRLTEADIAMFTTLVRFDEVYHTHFMCNHTLIREYDNLWPYLRDVYQTGNIAETVNMDHIKEHYYTTHPDVSPKRIVPKGPDPDFEADPGRDDLPGEPPADLRAEATQ
- the aroA gene encoding 3-phosphoshikimate 1-carboxyvinyltransferase, with protein sequence MDADITQSTVGGTVQAPPSKSYTHRAILAAGYAGGATVRDPLVSADTKATMRAVEAYGGRVDRHDDRLDVTGFDGRPEVPDDVIDCANSGTTMRLVTATAALGDGLTVLTGDDSLRSRPQGPLLDAIDQLDGRAESTRGNGQAPLVVGGPVDGGRVSIPGDVSSQYITALLMAGAITDGGIEIALETELKSAPYVDITLEVLEGFGIDAESTTEGFVVAGGQSYDPDGGEYTVPGDFSSISYLLAMGALAAPDGLAVTGAYPSAQGDAAIVDVLQRMGADLTWDREAGEIDVTRSDLTGVEVSVADTPDLLPTIAVLGAVADGTTRIVDCEHVRYKETDRVAAMAESLTAMGASVEEEHDTLTIHGSDSDLDGTTVDGRADHRIVMSLSVAGLVADGTTTVEGIEHVDVSFPGFFDELEALGAAVER
- a CDS encoding PQQ-binding-like beta-propeller repeat protein, with the protein product MVGWPHRRDRDTGDSETSRPNESESVGKRASSTRRHYLQTLGAITAGAGLAGETTQLANAERTSWPQFGYDTANTGHAPENRAPVVNAAKQWEAANDATSGSVPVVADGRLFVTVEDNVYGYNLEDGVTGGDWSWRLRGENAVGSTPTVVDGTAYVGLDKDIRAVSIEGNEGWTYITEGRIETSPVVADGVVYAGSRDENGRLHARDATDGSEVWTHQTWSPIRSSPAVADGTVYVGNDYGNVYAIDTASGERRWTYRDIPEPIRSAVVVGDGRIFVADGAGVLHAIRDGSADWSRDLGVPVGVSPAVADGTVYVPDSDGTLYALDIGDGSNGWTASIDGPGTTPVVASGTVFVGTNGGTVHAFETVDGAERYAADAGSPVLSAPSVADGWLYVLTEQGIAAFSEFVSAAFEYEPSNPKTGQTITFDASSSGPDQLISSYEWSIGGQQATGETVQATFDDIDNYTVALTVTGENGLTDTTEQLIPVSGQAPTAAIEHTPSEPIPNETVTFSAAPSTDPDGEIVSYQWLIGTESKSGEQIEHTFDRAGEFHVQLTVEDETGKTDTVQQRFVVSEPTPTEPTPTPTPTEPTPTPTPTEPAPTNDTDSATGVSESTEDEWVPIGAGALTTLTGIAGWLHFGRDVPEDVHGVDSAENGQPVDDEPPAQLPDDESESENE
- a CDS encoding 50S ribosomal protein L16, with amino-acid sequence MSDKPASMYRNIDKPSYTRREYITGIPGSKIAQHQMGNKDKESEDYPVQISLLVEEEVQLRHGSMEAARLSANRHLIKELGEGNYKMTLRKFPHQVIRENKQATGAGADRVSDGMRAAFGKIVGTAARIQKGERLFTAYCDVDQADAVKEAYRRAYNKITPPCRIKVERGEELLIS
- a CDS encoding DUF7410 domain-containing protein, whose translation is MITDTYDVPPGEPVYECPYCGRPFPEERLLALHRGIDHPDRIDAEEQAAFESAYEAEADPLQRYRIAAVGVLVVLYFGLLMAFALLS
- a CDS encoding HTH domain-containing protein, giving the protein MSSIELTPSQRNILQELVNLYRERESAVKGEDIAEQVDRNPGTIRNQMQSLKALQLVEGVPGPKGGYKPTANAYDALQIQEMEQPAEVPLFHDGERVEFANVEEINLTSVHHPEKCRAEIKLQGSIGEFDEGDTVTVGPTPLSKLQVVGTVEGKDDTGNSLILTIDDMLAPAEEPEH
- a CDS encoding NAD-dependent epimerase/dehydratase family protein; the protein is MDGKRVLVTGGAGFIGSNLANRLAEDNDVIVVDDCSLGTPENLVDDVEFHERTVVGTDLPTDVDVVFHLAARSSYAMHEEDPQRGARVNVEGFVNTVEQARQDGCDTVVYASTSSIYGTRTGPSPEDMPVAVNTGYEASKLARERYAEYFANHYDMTMAGLRFFSVYQGYGGAEAHKGEYANVIAQFADDIAHGDSPVLYGDGTQTRDFTHVSDIVRGAILTAEHELEGVYNVGTGDRYSFNTVVAMLNDELGTNVDPEYVENPIPDSVYVHDTCADATKLREATGWEPEIDFEEGIRRVCAQYE